In Candidatus Krumholzibacteriia bacterium, one genomic interval encodes:
- a CDS encoding efflux RND transporter permease subunit, whose protein sequence is MLRQAIQRPVAVLMLFAALSLVGVIGYLKLPVDLLPSITYPRLTVITSYEDIPAEDLERLVTQPLEEIITGLPKVRSVVSRTREGVSTIMVEYEWGTQMDFANLHLREAIDRVAFREDFPEAAERPLILRWDPTSRPVSVLTVEGERRIEALTDFAREVLKPALEQVDGISQAEVVGGADREIVVQPDPEKLAIYGITMNDIRQALARSNIDFPGGKIRQGPLHLSLRIAGEFESLDEIAATDIVRPGRAAVRIGDVARVLDTVKEAEGTTLLGNEPVVSVLLYKEPEANTIQVTEKVDEALAIVQKDYHDFRYNYVYRDADYVRASFQGLFSSLLVGALLAFLMLYCFLNDILSPLTVGLSIPISVLVAFGLLYFGDVKLNLMSLGGLSLASGILVDNSIIVLENITRHLPGRASPPPGSDAAATLEYSRLVAAACEKGGREMILPVLGTTLTTVAVYFPVVYVPGIAGALFRDQALTVTYSLLISIATALLLQPVLSARALRWQVPMPRFFSRPLDRGLDTMHRRYYTALERTLRRPGRMLALLAVGLVLCSLFAMRLERRFMPARSSGDLRLDLELPAGTPLEETTATAARIASTLEGDAAVRSVFTQVGRTERTLAASQDYTAPHTARMRIVLVQGRDAPRNGQRIERQLGERLRAMPGIGFAFREEGVGLGEILAVGEAPFTLGVMAEDPHTAVAVAERLVPPLEGVQGLSNLQVDRVIGTPNLIVRLDREEILRSGLDPNALAQELRYRIGGAEATTFNEVEQRIDIAVRFSEDERRDLTAALSTPIRLAGGQTVPLHNFLTLHEERPVRELVRRNQRRMVTISGDVHGRSPGQVWTDAIAIAKKLDVPGDVTYASGGEREAMRSSFRSLGWALLLSIVLVYMILAAQFESFLDPLLISAVIPIGLAGSALAIGLTGSSINVMSMIGLMVLVGIAVDNAIVQVDTYRRLRDEGHSQWDAVLEGSRLRLRPILMTSVSTVLGLLPMSIGLGSGDQMQRSMAITIVGGLSIATLLTLFYTPILYVSAHRIRPEAAVADARAAAGLAVPFEPGAGEIRPASVQKEERS, encoded by the coding sequence ATGCTCCGCCAGGCGATCCAGCGTCCCGTCGCGGTGCTGATGCTGTTCGCTGCCCTGTCGCTCGTGGGCGTCATCGGCTATCTGAAGCTGCCCGTCGATCTCCTGCCCTCCATCACCTACCCGCGCCTCACCGTCATCACCAGTTACGAGGACATCCCGGCGGAAGACCTGGAGCGCCTGGTCACGCAGCCGCTGGAAGAGATCATCACCGGCCTGCCCAAGGTGCGGAGCGTGGTTTCCCGCACCCGCGAGGGCGTCTCCACCATCATGGTGGAGTACGAATGGGGCACGCAGATGGACTTCGCCAACCTGCACCTGCGCGAGGCCATCGACCGCGTCGCCTTCCGCGAAGATTTCCCGGAAGCCGCGGAGCGCCCCTTGATCTTGCGCTGGGACCCCACCTCGCGGCCGGTGTCGGTGCTCACCGTGGAAGGCGAGCGCCGCATCGAGGCTCTCACCGATTTCGCCCGCGAGGTGCTCAAGCCCGCCCTGGAGCAGGTGGACGGCATCAGCCAAGCCGAGGTCGTGGGGGGCGCCGACCGCGAGATCGTGGTGCAGCCGGATCCGGAGAAGCTGGCGATCTACGGCATCACCATGAACGACATCCGGCAGGCGCTGGCACGCAGCAACATCGACTTCCCCGGCGGCAAGATCCGCCAGGGACCTCTCCATCTCAGCTTGCGCATCGCCGGCGAGTTCGAGTCCCTCGATGAGATCGCGGCCACGGACATCGTGCGTCCCGGTCGCGCCGCGGTGCGCATCGGCGACGTCGCCCGCGTTCTGGACACGGTGAAAGAGGCGGAAGGAACGACGCTCCTCGGCAACGAGCCGGTGGTCTCGGTGCTCCTCTATAAGGAGCCGGAGGCCAACACCATCCAGGTGACCGAGAAGGTGGACGAAGCGCTGGCCATCGTCCAGAAGGACTACCACGACTTCCGTTACAACTATGTCTATCGCGACGCCGACTACGTGCGCGCCTCCTTCCAGGGCTTGTTCTCCTCGCTCCTCGTCGGCGCCCTCCTCGCCTTCCTCATGCTCTATTGTTTCCTCAACGACATCCTGAGCCCGCTCACCGTCGGACTTTCCATCCCCATTTCCGTCCTCGTCGCCTTCGGCCTTCTCTATTTCGGCGACGTCAAGCTCAACCTCATGAGCCTGGGCGGCTTGTCCCTCGCCTCCGGCATCCTGGTGGACAACTCCATCATCGTGCTCGAGAACATCACCCGGCACCTCCCCGGGCGCGCGAGCCCCCCTCCAGGCAGCGACGCCGCCGCCACTCTCGAGTACAGCCGCTTGGTGGCGGCGGCCTGCGAGAAGGGCGGCCGCGAGATGATCCTCCCCGTGCTCGGCACCACGCTCACCACCGTCGCGGTGTACTTCCCGGTGGTCTACGTGCCCGGGATCGCCGGCGCGCTCTTCCGCGACCAAGCGCTCACGGTCACCTACTCTCTCCTCATCTCCATCGCCACCGCGCTGCTCTTGCAGCCCGTTCTCTCGGCCCGGGCGCTACGCTGGCAGGTGCCCATGCCGCGCTTTTTCTCCCGGCCCCTGGACCGCGGCCTGGACACCATGCACCGCCGCTACTACACCGCTCTCGAGCGGACGCTGCGACGGCCCGGTCGCATGCTGGCACTCCTCGCCGTGGGCTTGGTGCTCTGCAGCCTCTTCGCCATGCGCCTCGAGCGGCGCTTCATGCCCGCGCGGTCCTCCGGCGATCTCCGGCTCGACCTCGAGCTACCCGCCGGCACGCCGCTCGAGGAGACCACGGCGACTGCGGCGCGCATCGCCTCTACCCTGGAAGGTGATGCGGCGGTGCGCAGCGTCTTCACCCAGGTCGGGCGCACCGAGCGGACGCTCGCGGCAAGCCAGGACTACACCGCGCCGCACACGGCGCGCATGCGCATCGTGCTGGTGCAAGGCCGCGACGCGCCGCGCAATGGCCAGCGCATCGAGCGCCAGCTCGGCGAGCGCCTGCGCGCCATGCCAGGCATCGGCTTCGCCTTCCGCGAGGAAGGCGTCGGCCTCGGCGAGATCCTCGCCGTCGGCGAGGCGCCGTTCACCCTCGGTGTCATGGCCGAGGATCCGCACACTGCCGTGGCGGTGGCGGAGCGGTTGGTACCGCCCCTCGAGGGCGTGCAGGGCTTGTCCAACTTGCAGGTGGACCGCGTCATCGGCACCCCCAACTTGATCGTCCGGCTCGACCGCGAAGAGATCCTGCGCAGCGGCTTGGATCCCAACGCCCTGGCGCAGGAGCTGCGCTACCGCATCGGGGGCGCCGAGGCCACCACCTTCAACGAGGTGGAGCAGCGTATCGATATCGCCGTGCGCTTCTCGGAGGACGAGCGTCGCGATCTCACTGCCGCCCTCTCCACCCCCATCCGTCTCGCTGGCGGCCAGACCGTGCCGTTGCACAACTTCCTGACGCTGCACGAGGAGCGCCCGGTGCGCGAGCTCGTGCGCCGCAACCAGCGCCGCATGGTGACCATCAGCGGCGACGTGCACGGCCGCTCGCCGGGCCAGGTGTGGACCGACGCCATCGCCATCGCCAAGAAGCTCGACGTCCCGGGCGACGTCACCTACGCTTCCGGCGGCGAGCGTGAGGCCATGCGCTCCAGCTTCCGCAGCCTGGGCTGGGCGCTCCTCCTCTCCATCGTTCTCGTCTACATGATCCTGGCGGCGCAGTTCGAGTCGTTCCTCGACCCGCTCCTCATCTCTGCCGTCATCCCCATCGGCCTCGCCGGTTCGGCGCTCGCCATCGGCCTCACGGGCAGCTCGATCAACGTGATGAGCATGATCGGGCTCATGGTCCTGGTGGGGATCGCGGTGGACAACGCCATCGTCCAGGTGGACACCTACCGGCGCCTGCGCGACGAAGGCCACAGCCAGTGGGATGCGGTGCTCGAAGGCAGCCGCCTGCGCCTGCGCCCGATTCTCATGACCAGCGTCTCCACCGTGCTCGGTCTGCTCCCCATGTCCATCGGCTTGGGGAGCGGCGACCAGATGCAGCGTTCCATGGCGATCACCATCGTCGGCGGGCTCTCCATCGCCACCCTCCTCACCCTCTTCTACACCCCGATCTTGTACGTGTCGGCGCACCGCATCCGTCCCGAGGCTGCTGTCGCCGACGCTCGTGCCGCTGCCGGCTTGGCCGTCCCGTTCGAGCCCGGCGCCGGCGAGATACGGCCCGCCAGCGTCCAGAAGGAGGAGCGGTCATGA